The following is a genomic window from Citrifermentans bemidjiense Bem.
CTGGGGGGGATTCAGGCGGTGGGACAAACCGGGAGGGCGATGCTGGAGGGGATGCGCCACAACAGGGGACGCGGCGGCGGGGCTATCCTCCTCGCCGGTTTCGCCCTCTACACCATCGGCTATCTGGGGCATTTTCTGGCGCAGCTGATCAAATGCGCCGTGTCGCGGCAGCGTGAGTATCTGGCTGACGCCTCTGCGGTGCAGTTCAGCAGGAACCCGGGCGGTTTGGCAGGAGCGCTGAAAAAAATAGGGGGGCTTGCTACCGGCTCGCAACTGGTACATCCCCGCAGCGGCGAGATGAGCCACATGTTCTTCAGTAACGGCATCAGCGACGCTTGGCTTGCGGCACTAGACACCCATCCCCCTTTGAAAGAGCGGATCCGGCTCCTGGAACCCCGCTTCAACGGGATTTATCCCAAGGTCACCCCTCTCCCCGTGCCAGTGGAAGAGGCGAAGCATCTGCTTAAGCGGCCTCCTCAGCCCAAACCGGTTCAGGAGTACTCGGGAGCAGCCGTCAACGCACTGCTGAACAGCGTCGGGGAGCCGATGCAGCAGCACCTCGACCTGGCAGGCCGGCTGCTTTCAGAGCTCCCTGCGCCTCTTCTCGCCGCAACGCACGATCCCGTCGCGGCACGTGCCGTCATCTACTGTCTATTGCTGAACTCCGACCAGGAAACGCGAAAGCGGCAGATGGAAGCGGTCGCGACACTGGAAGGCGATCACCTGGCGCAGGAAGTCACCCGGATCGCCCCGGACCTGCAGTTCCTTCCCCCACAAGCCCGTTTGCCGCTTCTCGACCTCTCGCTTCCGGCGCTGCGCCGCCTTAACGCCGAGGAGTTCGCACGGCTCCAAAAGACCGCCGATGCGCTTGCCGCTGCAGACCGGCGGCTGAGCGTCTTCGAACTGGCCTTGCGCCACCTGATGCAGCGCCACCTGCAACCGCACTTTTTCCCCTCCCCTTTGCGCACGGTCCAGATCTACGGGGTCCGCGGCGTGCAAAAAGAATGTTCCTGCATCCTTTCCACCATGGCGCGCGTCGGCAACAAGGACGAGGGCGCCGCGGCAGAGGCCTTCGCCAAGGGGGTCTGCCTCCTGAATGAGCCCAAAGCCGAGTTCGCTTTCCTACCTGGAGCTGAGTGCAGCTCGAAAGCGTTGACGGCCGCCCTGTCGGCCCTCGACGGCGCCAGTCCGCTGATCAAGCGAAAGCTTCTCGGGGCCTGCCTTGAGTGCATGGTGCACGACCAGGTGGTGAACGTGGACGAGGTCGAGCTCTTCAGGGCCGTAGCCGACGCCATCGGCTGCCCGGTTCCCCCTTGGCTCAGCTTCCCCGTGCCGCCTGCCGGGACAGCGCTCCAAGCGCAGTTTTCGCCTGGCGCTGAACCTCGCTCTGATTCCGCGGCGGGTGAGCCGTGAAGATCCGGACGGGCAACGCCTACGACGCCGAGACCCACGGCACCGGCTGGTTTCTCGGCTTCAGCGACTGGACGCTGAACGACCCGTCGGGCCTGCTGCACGTCCCCAAAGGGGAAGCGCTCACCGGGCTCTGCGCCAAGTGGTACGATCACCCTTCCGGCGACGAAAGCGGCAACTCTAAGCCCGTCAGCGAGGGGAGGACTGTTTCCATTTTGGTCAGCGCCGACTCCGCTTTCCGGATCGAATTCTCGCCATCCCCCGACTTCCCCTCGGAAGAGGTGCAGAGCGTGCTACTCAAGCGGCACGGCGACTTCGCCGCCTGGGGGGAGGGTCTGTATCACCGGTGGCACTGCCTATCCCGAGCGACCGTCCTCACCATCAGATGGACCCCGACAACTGCTGCGGCAAAGGACGAGACATCTTCATGACTAAAACCACCTCACCTCTCACGGCCAAAGTCCACTACGGCTGGATCATCGTCGCCACCAGCGCCCTGGGCCTTTTTTCCTGCTTCGGCCTGGCCCGTTACGCCTACTCCATGCTCATCCCCGGCATGCAGGCGGGCCTTAACCTCAGCTACGACCGGATGGGGTTCATCGGCACGGCGAATTTCGTCGGCTACCTTGCCTCGGTCCTGGCGGCGCCAAAGTTGCTGGGGCGGCTGGCTCCCCGGTGGATGGCGGCTTCGGCCCTGCTCGTCATCGGCCTCGGCATGATGGGCATCGGCCTTTGCACCTCGTTTCTCCCCATCTTCGCCCTGTACGCGTTGGTGGGGATGGGAAGCGGATTCACCAACATCCCCCTCATGGCACTGGTCACCTTCTGGTTCCGCAGCGAGCACCGCGGCAAGGCAGCGGGCCTTGCCATCGCCGGGAACGGGATAGGGATCATCCTCGCCGGAGTTCTCGTCCCCGCACTCAATCGCAGCTTCGGTGCCGACGGCTGGCGCGCCGGCTGGATGATGCTGGGGGCGATATGCCTCGGCATCGCCCTCGTCACCGCGGCTTTGCTGCGAAACCACCCTTCCGACCTGGGACTTGAGCCGGTGGGAAGGCTCGTGGACGCGTCCCCGGAGCAGTTTATCCACCGCGAGCACAAGGGTGACGGCTCCGTCCTGTTCCGGCTGGGAATTCTCTACCTCGTCTTCGGCGCCACCTTCATGGTGTACGGCACCTTCATCGTCACCACTATGGTGCGGGAGTACGGGCTAAGCGAGGCGCGCGCAGGGCTTTACTGGTCCTGGGTCGGCTTCTTCAGCTTTTTCTCCGGCATCGGCTTCGGCACCCTGTCCGACCGCATCGGCAGGCGCCGGGGCCTTGCCCTCGTCTTCACCGTTCAGACCGTCGCCTACCTGTTGGCGGGCCTCAAGGCCGGGATCCCGGGCCTCACCATGTCGCTCGTGCTGTACGGCTGCGCGGTGTTTGCCATCCCCGCCATCATGGCCGCCGCGGTCGGCGACTATCTTGGGCTGAACCGGGCTTCCGCAGCCTTCGGCACCATCACCATATTCTTCGGATTGGGGCAGGTGATCGGCCCGGCCGGAGCCGGGATGATCGCCAAGTCCACCGGCGCCTTCACCACCCCCTACCTCATAGCCGGGACGCTCACCGCCTGCGCCACGGTGCTGGCTTTCCTGCTCCCCGAACCAGCCGGAAAAAGAGATGATGGGCAGCACTAGGATGTTGCGGTCACCGAAAAGTCCCCACTCCCCTGGCGGGTGTGGGGTTAGGGGGTGGGGGTAGGGGGCAAGGTCACCCACCCCCCTGCCCCCTCCCGTCAAGGGAGGGGGAGATCTGCGGTGATGGGCAGCACTAGGATGTTGCAGTCGCCGAAAAGTCCCCCCTCCCTGGCGGGAGGGGGAGATCTGGCGGAGCGTTGGTCGAGGACAGCGTGGGGGCGGCCGATTCAGAAAGGTTACTGCTGCAGCATCGTCTCTACTTCGACAAGCGTGGGAAGCGCGGCCCGTCCGCCGAGCGCGCGCGTGTTGAGGGCGGCAACGGCGCTGGCAAACCTTGCCGACTCTTCCAGCGCAAACCCGCGGGCAAGGCCGTAGAGAAAGGCGCCGTGATAGGCGTCACCCGCTCCTGTGGTGTCTACCACACGGTCCACCCGGTATGCCTGCTGGTGAAAGGCTTCCCCCTCATGCGAGAATACCCGGCTCCCCGCCGCCCCCTGCGTGACGACGACGATGCGCGGGCCTGCTTCGAGAAGGGCTTTAGCCGCCTGGGCAACGTCTTCGGTGCCGGCAAAGGCAGCGGCGTAGTTGTGGGCTGCGATGCAGATGTCTACTTGTGGAAGGATGCTGCGGTGTTGAGGGTCGTAGCGGTGGGCACCGCCGTCGAAGGAAACCAAAACGCCTGCTTCCTTGGCGAGCCTTGCGGCGTGGAGGCAGGCGTCCCAATGACGGCCGTTCAGGTGCAGTATTTTGGAGGCACGGATGATGTCGGCCCGGACGCCGCCGGGGGTAAGCTCGGGTGCGTCGCCGGGGGAGAAGGTTATGGCGCGGGCGCCGTCCTCCTTTCGCACCAGTATCGATGCCTTAGAACTGGTCCGTCCCGGGGCTACGACCAGCCCGCCGGTATCTACCCCCTCGGCGGCGAATTCACTCCGTATGAAGCTCCCGAAGAAGTCGCTCCCGATGCTGTCCAGCATGGCAGTGGCGGCGCCCAGCCTCGCCAGTGTCACCATCGCGGTCGCTACCGGTCCGCCTCCCGCTATCACGCACTCTCCCGCCCTTTGCACCATCTCGCTGCCGGGGAGTTGATCCACGGTGAAGATGAGATCGACAGTAGATACTCCGAGCCCCACGACGTCAAATCGCATGTGCCGCCAACCTCCGCCGGGGGATCAGATGCAGAAGTCCAGTACGCCGCGCTGCCCCTGCTCGGCGGTGTCGATCTTCTCCAAAACGTCGGCAAGGGTGGTCCCGTCCAAGATCACCGCCATCGCATCCCGCACGTCTTTCATCACCAGCCTGATGCCGCAGGTAAGCTCGTTCTCGCACTCGGTGCACTTGGCGTAGGCGGTCTCGCTGACGCAGGGGACAGGCGCCAGCGGCCCTTCCATCACCCTTATCGCCTGCCCGAAGGTGATCTTGCCGGGATGCCTGCCTAAGAAGTAGCCTCCCCCCTTACCTTTCCGGCTTTGCAGGATGCCGTTGTTCTTCAGGGACAACAGTATGTTCTCGAGGAACTTCTTGGGAAGGTTTTCGTCGCGCGCGAGGTCTGCGATAAGGATGGGACCTTTGTCATAGCGGCGGGCCAGGTAGATAAGTGCCTTCAGCCCGTACTTGGTCTTCTTTGAAATCATGGCTCGTCCTCAAAGAGAATTGAATCTGACGCACCTCCTGCTTATACAGTTTTTCGGTGGCATGTGCCACGCTAAATTTTCAAACCTATCAAGGGCCAGACAAAGAGCACAGACGCCATGAACAACAACCACGAGATAAACATGATCACGCAGCCTGAGACAATGATGTCGCGGCTCTTGAGATAACCCGAGGCATAGGCGATGGCAGTTGCCGGCGTTCCCATCGGCAGGCAGTAGGCAAGACCGGCCGGGAGCGCGATGGAAAGGGTCATCACCTTCGGGTCCATCCCGGTGCTGTGGCAAAGCCCCATGCCGACCGGCATCAGGATGGCCACCACGGCCGCGTGGCTGATGCACTCGGTAAGGATGATGGCGACCAGGGAAACTACGGCGATGATGGCCAGCGGCGAGTGCTCCGTGTTTCCGAGCCCCTTATTCACCAGCCAGACCGCCGCGCCGGTCTTCTCCAGGGCTGAGGCGAGCGCTATGGTCCCGCCGTACATGAGGATGATCCCCCAGTTGACGTACTCCTCGATCTTCTGCCAAGTGACGACCTTGAAGGTGAAGAGCGCCGCGGCTCCCAGTATGGCGATGGCGGCCAGGCCGGTTTTCTCGCCCAGCGTCATCCAGCAGACGACGGTGACGACCATGACCAGCGCGGTAAGCATCTCGTCGTACCCCATCTTCCCGGTCTCCAGGCGCTTGCCGTTCAGGAACTTCCGGCCCACTTCCACGTCCAGGATGTCCGGGGGGAAGAACTTCACCAGCACGAAGTAGCCGATGAACAAGAGCGGGAAAACGATGAGGCACGCGGCGGAGCTCCACTCTATGAAGGTGAAATGAAGACCGGTCGACTCCTTCAAGAGCCCCGCAGCAAGGGGCGCGCGCGCACCGCCAAGGAAGGTGGCGATGCCGCCGATGATGCAGCCCCAGGCCATGGACATGAAGAGGAGCTGCCCGAACCTGCTTTTCCCCTTCTCCAGGTTGAGAGCCACCGTTATCTCGGTGATCACCGGGAACAGCATGGCGGCGACCGCGTGCTCGCTCATGACGAAGGAGAGAAAGGCCGAGAGGAGGAACACGGTGAGCGCGAGGCTTTTTGGGGTCCTGCCGAACTTGGCGAGCATGGCGCGGGCAAGGCGGGTGGAAATCCCGGTCCCGGTCATCGCCGCCGCCAGGATGAAGGCGCCCAGGATGAAGAACACCGCCTCGTTGCCGAACATGGAGTAGGTCTTCTTGGCGTCCATGATGCCCAAAAGCGGCAGCATCACCATGGAGAGAAGCGCGGTCACCGCGATGGGGAGGAGCCCCGAAACCCAGAAGAATATGGTGCCGCCGAAGAGCACCAGCGAGCGGTACCCCTCGACCGAAAGGCCGTCGGGCGGGGAAAGGCGGATCAGGAGTCCTACCACCAGCACCACCGCCGCCATGACCTGGTAGCGGGCGGTACGGTCCAGCAGGATCAGCCACATGGGGCGGTTGTCGATCTTCAGCGGTTTTTGGAGGAAATCGTCGTTGTTCATTTCAGTTGGCCGCCCTCTCTACTCTTCTTAAAGCAACTTTGTTATACCGTGTAGCCTCAGGCTTCCACCATGAGTGTTGCCTCGCCCCCTTTGATAAGTGAGGGAGGGCCGAAGTCCCCCCTCCCCTTGCGGGAGGGGGAGAACTGGGCCTACAGGCCTGCGGAGTCGAAGGACTCCGCGACCTCTTTCACCCTGAGTACCCGCCTCAGGTCGGAGGCGGCCAAAAGGCGCCGGTCCTCGATGCTGTCGATGAAGCCTCGCAGCATATTGCGCGGCGCCGCCGGAACCAGCGGGGTGGAGAGATGAATCAGCGGCAGCAAAGGCTTGAGGACACATCTGTGCTTGCGCCAGCCAGACTGCAGGTGGGTGAAGATCCTGGCGATCTCGTCCTCCGGGTGGCGCACCGCCCCCCCCGACAGGACCACCAGCGGGACGATCTCGGCAGCCAGGAGGGCGTCAATGCCGGAAATGGTCACCGCAGGGGACTCCTCCCCGGCCACAATTGTCGAGAAAACCGACCAACGCGGGAATACCGAACGGGCTACGTTGAGGGCCTGGAGCCGCTCTTTGGCCTGGTCCTGCCCCTCCCCCGCACCGGTACCGGGAGCCGGCAAAGGGATTTCGATGATGTCGACGCCTGCGGCATAGGCCCGCTCGATGAGGCGGGAGGAGGCGGGAAAATCGAGCCTCCCCACGAGATGCACGTTGAAGTTTTTCTTGATGACCCGGGCAAGCGCCTCGCCGTTGGGAAACTGGTCGATGGCGCCGAAGGTGAGGTGAAACAGGGCTGCGTTGCTTTGATAGTGGCTGTCGTAGAGGGTTTCCAGAGTCTGGCGTTCCGGAAGATTGCCGCCCACCAGGAAGACGTTGTCTTCGCGCCTGAGCTGGTCGGGAGACGGGGAGAAAGCCGGTGCCGAAAGCAGTTCCCGTAGTTTCTTCTGGTCGATCTTCAAATTGCCTCCCCCTCCGGATGCCGCAATTAAATGATGACGGGGATAAATACCCCACATACGTGCGAGTTTTAGACAAAGTACAAAATATAATCAAATCAGTCAAGAAAAGAATATACATTGTCTACCGCGATGGTGGGCTTATTGTTATTTCCATTTACAATATGAAGTTCTTAATATACCTTCAGCCGCATCTCGAAGCTGTGGCAGAACGGGAACAGGCATCTAGCGCGGGTTGCCATTCCTCCTAAAGCCAGCTATCATATGCGCATAACCCGTGCGCATAGGAGACCTACATGCAGAATGCTTTCTTCGACGCGACAGCCCCCAAGAAGTCGACAAATCTGAGTATAAACAGCGATCTGCTGCGCCTTGCGAAAGAGCGGCACATAAACCTCTCCCAGGCGTTGGAATCGCGGCTTGCGGAAATGCTGCGGAAGGAGACCAGCCGCAGCTGGCAGGAAGAAAACCGTGAAGCTATCGAAGAGTACAACAGCCGCGTGCAAAGCGATGGGACCTTCAGTGACGATTTGAGGCATTTCTGATGGCTCAATTCGAAGTTTACCGGAACGGGAATCCCAGGACCAGGGATGAGATCCCCTATCTGCTGGACGTGCAGGCGGAGCTCTTGGCTTCCCTCGCCACACGGGTCGTCGTTCCTCTATTCACCGTCTCGGCAATGGGGAAGCCGGTCAGGCACCTAACGCCGAGGTTCAGCATCGAGAACAGAGATGTGGTCATGGTCACAGCGCAATTAGCCGGCATCGACCAGCAGGTCCTGGGAGAAAAGGTGGGCTCCCTCGCGGAACGAAGAGAAGAAATAATCGCAGCACTCGATTTCCTTTTCACCGGATTCTAGGAAGAGACGTCATTATGACAATGCCTGCAGCCTCCCCCCTCGCCATAAACGAGCAGGTCGCGCGTGAACTGGAGCGGCTGAAGAAGCGCCTTATCAACGCCGACCGCGCCGGTGCCGACCGCTCGCGCCGGATTTCCTTCGTCTACCGCGCCGCGGAGAGCTTCAGCCGCCGGGTCTTCGGCAGCTCCTTGTGCCGCGCCGAGAGCGAAGGCGCCGGCTGCAAGACCGGCCAGTGCTGCAAGTGCAGCCCCGACGTCTTCGCCTGCGAAAAGGAAGTCCTCGACCTCCTCCCCAAGCGCTCCGACGACAGCGGCTTTTGCCCCTTTTTCAATCTGCAAAAGCGCAACTGCGGCATCTACGGCGTCCGCCCCTTCGCCTGCCGGATCTATTACAACTTCGCCCCCTCAAGCTACTACTGCCAAAACCCCAACGACCTCACCCTGCTGCTCTTCGACGGCGTGAGGCGCCACCTGGAGCAGATCCTGGGGCCCTATTGCGGAGGGTACCGGCCATGAGCGGCACGAACAAGACCCCGCGCCACCTGGCGGAAACCGTCTGCTCCGAACTGAGGAAACGCCGGACCGCGGTCCCGGACGAGAAGATCATCGTCGACCTGATGGAGACGATGTACTACTCAAGCCTTCGGACCGAGGAATCGGAGCCGGTGATCTTCCACATGGTCTACCTGGACCCTGGGCAGCCCGACCCCAAGCCGCCGCGCAACCCGGTCCGGGACCGCTGGAGCTACATCCCTTTCGCCGAGCCTATCCCTTTTTCGGTTTCCAACGTGGTGAAGATCGCCAAGTCCACCGACCTGCGCACCTCTTCCTTCGTGATCTGGCCAGACAAGGAGGACCATCTTTTCATCTGGGGACTGGTGGACCAGCAAAACCCCTTCCACAAGTTCCTCAACCGCAGCGCCGAGATAGAACCGGAGCGCCCCGGGATCTTCCAGGCCAGCGTAGAGGGGATCGGCAACATCGTGGTCTACATGCGTTACGAGAAGGTGGCCGAGCTCAGGGTAAACGAGCTGATCCGCTTCTCGCTCGACATCTTCCGCGAAGGCCCCATCCGCGACCTTCTGGCGCCTGGGATCAAACGCTACTTGCAAGAAGTGCGCAGCCACCTCCCCGACGACATCTACATGACCGATGCCGGTATGGACGAATTCCACACCCAGCAGTGGATCTCTGCGCTTTGCCGCATTCTGCTTCGGATCCAGAAGATAAAAAACGGCGGCGCCCTCCTCATCACGCCCGCGATCGACCCAGCAGATCTCAACGTCAAATACGGCATCAACTACGACCGGCTCCCTACCTCGCTGCAATCCAATGCCGTCACCAAGATAAAGTCGGACTACCTGGAGGAGCATCTGCTAGGGCTCACCGAATCGAAACCCAAGGAGATCCTTTCCAGCCAGTATTTCCAGTTAAGGCGCATGGAGAAGGACCTGAGGGCGAACAAGAACGAGATCGACGGCGTGATCTGGTTCATCGCCCTTCTGACCCGGGTGGACGGCCTGGTGGCGATGGACCCGGACCTGGTGGTCAAGGGATACGGCGTGGAGATCAAGAACTGGCAGGAGCCGGACAACCTCTTCATAGCGACCGACCGTCTGGCGACCCCGGCGAAGCTGCGCCCGGCAGCCTACAACCACTTTGGCACCAGGCACCGCTCCATGATGAGGTACTGCTCCCAGAACCCGGGGAGCGTGGGCTTCGTCGTTTCCCAGGACGGGGAAGTGCGGGTGATGACCATGATGGAAGAGCGGCTGGTTATGTGGGAGAACATCCGGCTCAAGTACTACAGCTACGCGGCGAAGAAAAAGCCGGCATAGGCGAGCAAAAGTCCCCCCTCCCCCTGCGGGAGGGGGAGTGCCTCGTTCCCAAGCTCCAGCTTGGGAACGCAAGGCTGGCAAAGCTCCAGCTTGGATACGAGAACCTATTACAGTCAAAACACTCCCAACATCAGCTTGTTGACACCGAGGTCCTCAATGAAAACTCGAACAATCTGCTCCTGCCTCATCCTCGTACTTTGCTCGCCTTTGGCCGTCTCTGCCCAGACCACCAGCCTGGAAGCCAGATCCGCGATTCAGTCCGTCACCGTCTTCTCGGACCGGGCCCAGGTGACCCGAAAGGCGACGCTGTCGCTGAAAGCTGGGACCAACCTGGTCAGCTTCGACAACCTCCCCCAGGTGCTGGACGAGGAGTCACTTCGTGCCGTGGGGAAAGGGACGGCGCCTGCCCGCATCGCCGGTATTACGGTGAAAAGGGTTTTCCTGGACCGGGCGCGGGACCAGCGGGTGCGCGAGCTGGAGGATGAGATCGCCGCCCTCACCCGCCAGGTGGAAAGCATCGAAGCCAAGCGCAAGGCGCTCGCCTCCCAGAGGGCCTTCATCGATTCCATCCGCGTCGGCTGGTCCGAACGGATCTCCAAGGAGCTTTCCGCCGGCAAGCCCACCGCTGCCGAGCTGGGAGAGGCGGTGCGCTTCGTGGGTGACAACGTGGGCAAAGTGGAGCAGCAGCTCTACGATGCGGAAGCGGCCAAGAAGCCCCTCAACGAGAAGATAGCTGCGCTCAGGAAAGAGCTGGAGCAAAACCTCGCCAACCGGCACAGGGAAGTGAAGTCGGCGCAGGTGGCCATAGAGGCGCAGCAGGACCTCAAGTTCGACCTAGACCTCTCCTACCTGGTGAGCCAGGCCACCTGGGAGCCCCTCTACGACGTGCGTCTCGGCGCCGACGGCAAGGAGGCGGAACTCGTCTACCGTGCCCAGGTGGCGCAGAAAACCGGGGAGAACTGGCCCGGCGTGAAGCTTTCCCTTTCCACGGCTGCCCCCGAGGTCGGCGGAGGCGCGCCGGAGCTCTCCCCTTGGCATATCTCCTTCTACGAGCCCCCTCGGCCCATGGCCTACGCCGGCCGGGCCATGAAGGAGATGGCAGCCCCCGCTCCCGCGCCGATGGCTGCCGGCGCCTATCCGCTGGAAGCGCGGGAAGACCGGGGCGAGGAAGCGCAGCCTCTGACCTCGGACGTGGCGCAGGGGCAGACCTCGGTGCTCTTCCAGGTGCTGCAACCGGTGGATGTACCGTCCGACGGCACCCGCGCAGGGAGCGTCATTGCCAGCGAAAAGGTGCCGGTCAGCGCCGAGTACCTGACCGTCCCGAAACTTTCCCCGCGCGTCTATCTCAAGTCGAAGGTCCGGAACAACACCCCCTACCCGCTTCTGGCCGGGGAGGTGAACATCTTCAACGACGCCACCTTCGTCGGCAAAAGCCGAATAAAAACCGTAAGCTCCGGCGAAGAATTCGACCTTTACTTCGGATCCGACGACCAGGTGAAGGTGAAGCGGGAAGCGGCCAGGGTGGCGAAAAAGGCGGGGCTCATCAGCGGCAACAACGTGACCTACCATGTAGTGATCGAACTGGTGAACTTCAAGAAGAGGGGGGTGGCGCTGACCCTTCTCGACCAGCAGCCGCTTCCCTCCAATGCGGAAATCAAGGTAAAGCTCGAAGAGGCAGATCCGCGTCCCTCCGGCACCAAGGAAGACGGGACGCTGGAATGGAAGCTGAACCTAGCCCCGGGGGAGAAAAAGAAGGTCTCCTACGACATCGTCATCGAATACCCCAAGGGGCGCGAACTGGCGGGAATGGAATAGAGACACGAACCTGAACGAAAGGAAGCCATGAGAACTTTATTTATTGCGGTAACGCTTGTGCTATGCACCGTTTCCCTTTCACTGGCAGTGAAATTCGACACCTCCTTCACCTACTCGACCATCGAGACCGAGCACTTCTCCATCCATTACCACCAGGGACTGGAACCGGCCGCCCGGAAGGTCGCGGCCATAGCCGAAGAGACGCATCCCCTGCTGACCCGGGAGTTCCGCTGGCAACCCGCCGGTAAAACCCAGGTGGTGCTCATCGACAGCAGCGACTTCATCAACGGGCTCGCCGTCACCATCCCTTACAACGCCGTCTACCTGCAGGTGGTCCCCCCCACGGTCGCCTCCACCCTGGGCGAATACGACGACTGGCTCAGGGTCCTCTTCACCCACGAGTACGCCCACATACTCTCCTCCGACCCCGCCCGCGGCTACTCCAAGGTGACCCGGGCCATTTTCGGCAAGCCCTTGCCCACGCTCGACCCGCTGTCGGTCCTCTTCTTCTTCGCCACCGCGCCCCCCAACACCTTCCTGCCGCGCTGGTGGCACGAGGGGATGGCGACCTGGGCAGAGACGAAGTACACGGGGGTCGGACGCGGCAAGGGGAGCTACTACGACATGGTGTTCCGCGCCGCCGTCGCGGACGACAACCTCCCCTCGGTGGACCAGATCAACGGCGACGTCGCCTATTGGCCCTCCGGCCACTTAGCCTACATGTACGGCTACCGCCTGCAGCGCTACATCGCCGACGCCTATGGCCCCGACGCAGCCGGAAAGCTCGCCATCACCCACTCCGGGCGCCTTCCTTACCTGATCGGCAGGCCGCCTGAGGACCTTTTCCACGGCAAGGATTACAGCGATATCTACCGCGACATGATCGTCGCCCTGAAGCTGGAGCAGACGGCGCACATCAAGGAGCTTTCCCGCGTCCCCTTCACGCCGCTCACCAGCGTGAACGATCAAGGCGAGAACCTCACCAACCCGCGCTTTTCGCCGGACGGCAGCCGCATCGCCTTCACCAGGCGCGACCCCAACGAGCACACCTCCGTCGTCGTGACCGACGCCTCCGGAAAAAAGGTGCTGGCGCAGTTCCGGCGCCAGTCCTCCGATGGAAGCCTCAGCTGGTCCCCCGACGGCAAGAGCGTCTACTTCACCCAGGCCGAGATCGACCGCGGCTTCAACACGTACCAGGACCTCTACGTCCGCGACTTGGGGCGCGGCGAAACGAGGAGGATCACCAAGGGAGAGCGCCTCGGAGACGCGCAGATAGCGCCCGACGGCAAGA
Proteins encoded in this region:
- a CDS encoding RrF2 family transcriptional regulator produces the protein MISKKTKYGLKALIYLARRYDKGPILIADLARDENLPKKFLENILLSLKNNGILQSRKGKGGGYFLGRHPGKITFGQAIRVMEGPLAPVPCVSETAYAKCTECENELTCGIRLVMKDVRDAMAVILDGTTLADVLEKIDTAEQGQRGVLDFCI
- a CDS encoding M48 family metallopeptidase, which encodes MNDFFARQENARRNTGRLLFLFALAVIAVVLGVYLVVALSLWFHEFKHGRSASLWHAQAFFWSSAVSLSFIAAISIWKMMELREGGAALAKALGARLVIPQTNEPRERLLRNVMEEMAIASGIPVPDLYLMEHERGINAFAAGFGTSDAVICVTRGAVELLSRDELQGVMAHEFSHILNGDILLNLRLLCWLGGIQAVGQTGRAMLEGMRHNRGRGGGAILLAGFALYTIGYLGHFLAQLIKCAVSRQREYLADASAVQFSRNPGGLAGALKKIGGLATGSQLVHPRSGEMSHMFFSNGISDAWLAALDTHPPLKERIRLLEPRFNGIYPKVTPLPVPVEEAKHLLKRPPQPKPVQEYSGAAVNALLNSVGEPMQQHLDLAGRLLSELPAPLLAATHDPVAARAVIYCLLLNSDQETRKRQMEAVATLEGDHLAQEVTRIAPDLQFLPPQARLPLLDLSLPALRRLNAEEFARLQKTADALAAADRRLSVFELALRHLMQRHLQPHFFPSPLRTVQIYGVRGVQKECSCILSTMARVGNKDEGAAAEAFAKGVCLLNEPKAEFAFLPGAECSSKALTAALSALDGASPLIKRKLLGACLECMVHDQVVNVDEVELFRAVADAIGCPVPPWLSFPVPPAGTALQAQFSPGAEPRSDSAAGEP
- a CDS encoding CcdB family protein; this encodes MAQFEVYRNGNPRTRDEIPYLLDVQAELLASLATRVVVPLFTVSAMGKPVRHLTPRFSIENRDVVMVTAQLAGIDQQVLGEKVGSLAERREEIIAALDFLFTGF
- a CDS encoding carbohydrate kinase family protein gives rise to the protein MRFDVVGLGVSTVDLIFTVDQLPGSEMVQRAGECVIAGGGPVATAMVTLARLGAATAMLDSIGSDFFGSFIRSEFAAEGVDTGGLVVAPGRTSSKASILVRKEDGARAITFSPGDAPELTPGGVRADIIRASKILHLNGRHWDACLHAARLAKEAGVLVSFDGGAHRYDPQHRSILPQVDICIAAHNYAAAFAGTEDVAQAAKALLEAGPRIVVVTQGAAGSRVFSHEGEAFHQQAYRVDRVVDTTGAGDAYHGAFLYGLARGFALEESARFASAVAALNTRALGGRAALPTLVEVETMLQQ
- a CDS encoding YbfB/YjiJ family MFS transporter, yielding MTKTTSPLTAKVHYGWIIVATSALGLFSCFGLARYAYSMLIPGMQAGLNLSYDRMGFIGTANFVGYLASVLAAPKLLGRLAPRWMAASALLVIGLGMMGIGLCTSFLPIFALYALVGMGSGFTNIPLMALVTFWFRSEHRGKAAGLAIAGNGIGIILAGVLVPALNRSFGADGWRAGWMMLGAICLGIALVTAALLRNHPSDLGLEPVGRLVDASPEQFIHREHKGDGSVLFRLGILYLVFGATFMVYGTFIVTTMVREYGLSEARAGLYWSWVGFFSFFSGIGFGTLSDRIGRRRGLALVFTVQTVAYLLAGLKAGIPGLTMSLVLYGCAVFAIPAIMAAAVGDYLGLNRASAAFGTITIFFGLGQVIGPAGAGMIAKSTGAFTTPYLIAGTLTACATVLAFLLPEPAGKRDDGQH
- a CDS encoding YkgJ family cysteine cluster protein is translated as MTMPAASPLAINEQVARELERLKKRLINADRAGADRSRRISFVYRAAESFSRRVFGSSLCRAESEGAGCKTGQCCKCSPDVFACEKEVLDLLPKRSDDSGFCPFFNLQKRNCGIYGVRPFACRIYYNFAPSSYYCQNPNDLTLLLFDGVRRHLEQILGPYCGGYRP
- a CDS encoding DASS family sodium-coupled anion symporter, whose amino-acid sequence is MNNDDFLQKPLKIDNRPMWLILLDRTARYQVMAAVVLVVGLLIRLSPPDGLSVEGYRSLVLFGGTIFFWVSGLLPIAVTALLSMVMLPLLGIMDAKKTYSMFGNEAVFFILGAFILAAAMTGTGISTRLARAMLAKFGRTPKSLALTVFLLSAFLSFVMSEHAVAAMLFPVITEITVALNLEKGKSRFGQLLFMSMAWGCIIGGIATFLGGARAPLAAGLLKESTGLHFTFIEWSSAACLIVFPLLFIGYFVLVKFFPPDILDVEVGRKFLNGKRLETGKMGYDEMLTALVMVVTVVCWMTLGEKTGLAAIAILGAAALFTFKVVTWQKIEEYVNWGIILMYGGTIALASALEKTGAAVWLVNKGLGNTEHSPLAIIAVVSLVAIILTECISHAAVVAILMPVGMGLCHSTGMDPKVMTLSIALPAGLAYCLPMGTPATAIAYASGYLKSRDIIVSGCVIMFISWLLFMASVLFVWPLIGLKI
- a CDS encoding type II toxin-antitoxin system CcdA family antitoxin, with the protein product MQNAFFDATAPKKSTNLSINSDLLRLAKERHINLSQALESRLAEMLRKETSRSWQEENREAIEEYNSRVQSDGTFSDDLRHF